In one Halofilum ochraceum genomic region, the following are encoded:
- a CDS encoding NAD(P)-dependent oxidoreductase, whose translation MTTSSEPTPRRVAFIGLGVMGGPMAGHLAAAGHDVTVYNRTRATAQAWCDTHGGRLADTPAEAARDAELVFACVGRDEDLRAVTLEADGAFETLGSGAVFVDHTTVSAEIARELADAARSRGAGFVDAPVSGGQAGAENGRLAVMAGGSEADFAAAEPVIQVYSARVVHIGEAGAGQLTKMVNQICIAGLVQALSEGVDFAGRAGLDIERVLEAIGGGAAQSWQMDNRARTMAEGEFDFGFAVDWMRKDLEICMAEARRNGATLPVTALVDQFYGQVQARGGGRNDTSSLIRLLSQP comes from the coding sequence ATGACGACATCCAGCGAACCCACCCCCCGGCGCGTTGCCTTCATTGGTCTCGGCGTGATGGGCGGCCCGATGGCCGGGCACCTCGCAGCCGCCGGCCATGACGTGACGGTCTACAACCGCACGCGCGCGACCGCCCAGGCCTGGTGTGACACACATGGTGGCCGTTTGGCCGACACACCGGCCGAGGCCGCGCGCGACGCCGAACTGGTGTTTGCCTGCGTCGGGCGAGACGAGGACCTGCGGGCCGTGACGCTGGAGGCCGACGGTGCCTTCGAGACCCTCGGGTCGGGTGCGGTGTTCGTGGATCATACGACCGTCTCCGCCGAGATCGCGCGCGAACTGGCGGACGCGGCCCGGTCACGCGGGGCGGGGTTTGTCGATGCCCCCGTATCGGGCGGTCAGGCCGGGGCAGAGAATGGGCGTCTGGCCGTCATGGCGGGGGGCAGCGAGGCCGATTTCGCGGCCGCCGAACCCGTGATTCAGGTCTACTCGGCCCGCGTCGTCCACATCGGCGAGGCCGGCGCCGGACAGCTCACCAAGATGGTCAACCAGATCTGTATCGCCGGGCTCGTGCAGGCCCTGTCCGAGGGCGTCGATTTCGCCGGCCGCGCCGGGCTCGATATCGAGCGCGTGCTGGAGGCCATCGGCGGCGGCGCCGCGCAGTCCTGGCAGATGGACAACCGCGCCCGGACCATGGCCGAAGGGGAGTTCGATTTCGGCTTCGCCGTCGACTGGATGCGCAAGGATCTGGAGATCTGCATGGCCGAGGCCCGCCGCAACGGCGCGACGTTGCCGGTCACGGCGCTGGTGGATCAGTTCTATGGCCAGGTGCAGGCACGCGGTGGCGGCCGCAACGACACATCGAGCCTGATTCGGCTCCTTTCGCAGCCCTGA